In Carettochelys insculpta isolate YL-2023 chromosome 3, ASM3395843v1, whole genome shotgun sequence, the genomic stretch GGGATTTTAATGTCTTACGGGCTCTCCAGGACTTGAGGTGCTCTCCTATTGGAAACCTGAGGCTTTCTCCTTTCCGACAGGGGAAGGATCCCCGTTTCTGTCACTGTAGGGTCTCAAGATTTCACACATTACACCTGTTGCTGGTCCAGCACTTTACTGTCTGTCTGGGTATTGGGACAATGTAATTCTCAGGAGAAAATACCACGTTGTTCTGGAGGAGAGACAGGACCATTTTTCCCTGTACGCTGACTGCTTGGGAGGCCATCCAGGAGTggttcaggtgccatccagctgattagcagagtacccagaGCTATCCGCACTGGGGagcatgggtttctattggtggtgcacatccccagatgccttggtgcacataacaaaatttattctacccatgtaTGGAAAAATTTAAGGGAACAGTGGGGAGGATGAACGCATTGTGACGCATTGTTGCACTAGAGAAAGTGGCAACATGTAGCTGCCTAAAGGCTTTGGAATGTGAAACTGTTATATATCTATTGAAATGTTTAATGGTTGAGTGATTTAACCCTAAAACCCTGGTAGAACACTTGAGCTGGATCAGTTTCTTGACCAGTGGAACCCAGTGTATTTCAGTATCCTAGACTTACAGCCAGAAAGGATGACCAGATGCCACGTGTGAAAATTTGGGACAAGGAGTGAGAGGTAATAGGCACCTATTTAAGAAAAAGCCTTAGTgtcaggactgtccctataaaatcaaGACATCTGGTCATCAGAATTCTCTAGGCAGTGACACTGGGTACTCAAAGAGTTTGTGTAACACTCATCGGGAAGATTAAGATCTTAACATGTCTGGCATCTGTCTATCACCATACATGCTATTAGGGCTCTGATATGTATATTATGAAATTCAAAACACTATCTATAAAGCTGGGGCTGGGCAATATATTTTAAAGCTATAAAATCAAAGCAATTTGGCATTACAACTTAAATCAGTCCATGCTCTAAATAATGGGCCAAATCTCACCCAGGTATATATCAGCAGTTACTCAGTGGAATTATTCTGGATATACATCAGTGCAAAGGGAGAGCTGAATTTGGCTCAGTACATAGTTCATGCCCCCAGATGACTAAAGAATTTGATAGATATCTTGAAAAGTCACcaaatagaaaatatttcatgaaaaGGATGATTTTTATGGTTTATGTTAGCATCTTTTCATATGACAATTTGTGCTTTGCCAAACTGCAACACATAGATAATACACATTGCTGAATCAGAAATTAACTAACAATTTATAAAAGGCTGTTTGAAAAATTCACCTGGAAAATGGCCAGAACCATCTGCTCATGAGGATTGACATACAGCCTtttttgaaaacatttatttcagttAACAGATATTGGAATAGATAATACTGATTTCATACTGTACATAGAAAATTATCCCTTTGGAGATAAAATTTGCTTAAATGTCACAGAGTATAATGTATAATAAAACAGAGTGCAGGGTGCAAAACCATTAGCatttggtgaaggttttgtcATCATTTTATTGTGGTAATGATAACCTGGGATATATTATCACTCACAGTACAGAAGAGAAGTTGGGGCCTACTCTGTTTTCCTGGGATATATCTGGATTTAGTTGCCCATCTCATTCCTGTGCTGATGACACAGtagtgtacacacacaaaatccaaagCTGGTCTTACAAATGTTTATTCACAAGAGCAGTCCAGCTGACTTCAGCAGGACCGCTTGCAAGAGTAAGACATTACTTGCGTGAGAGGTTCTTAATTCTCTTGTGTGTCTTAAAGCTTAATAAGCTTAAAGGTACTAAgatgggaaaaaacaaaaaaaaagttttgcactTGCATGCCGTTTAACGATCGCAAACTACGTGTAGTGAATGCCTCTGGTGATTTCACATAGAGGTATACCTCCTTCGTGATCAAGTACATTTAAAAGTAAGGACGTTAACGGCCAAATTTTTCAAAAGTAGCCACTGATTATTGGTGACTCAATCACTGAGTGTCCCTTATGTGACCTttaaagcctgatttttttttttttggtgtggtaGAGTTGAGCAATCAGAGCACTAAGTCCACGGCAGCCACAGGtgctttgtgcctttgaaaaatcaggctcaaACTGTGTACCCATCAACCAAGTCACCCATAAGCAGTGACCAGTTTTCAAAATTTAGATCTACATAAGTAACTCAAGGCTTTAAGTAATAATTTCATACAGGGAGCTTTGCAATATAAAAAGTCCCTGTCTGCAAATCTCCTGTGCTTATGTAACTCCCACAGCTCCTGAGTGTGGTGCTCTTTCCCATCCACTGGCACTGAAATCACTTTAGAGACAAAAATTAATGAGCTTGTTTTATAGCTTTAGCTAAGAGGAATGTGGCTTgtggctcatgcactaagctcaaGAGGTCACAGGTTCAGTCCTACCTGCTGACAGCCCGAATCTGTTGAGGGGAATTGGTTGGACAGCCTTTGAACTCTAGATTGCTAATTTAAATCTGTCATTAGGAATTGAAAGCTGGTACCATCTAAGGGTTATTTCCTCCCTTTTTGTGAATTGAACCTCGTGATTTACAATGTATTTCCAAATGGAGAGAGTTCTGCATTAATTACTGATGTTAATTATTACCCTGCTTGGCAGTCTCCCCAAACAGAACAAGGCTGGAACAAGCTATGAAGAGTGACCTATCTTCTCCACCCTGACAGATGAACTATTTAGATCTTGGTTAAAGCAATATCAGTGGGGACAGTGGATACTTGCACTGCTATGCTACACACACATAGGACAGTTCTCAAAAGGTACCTTTAGACTGTACTAATCTCCCATCAAAAACTGAAACTTTGCCCCCTTGCTGCAGCATAGAATACAACCAAAGTGCTTGACTTAAAGTAGAATGTTTCTTACCTTGCTTGGTTAAGTAGAGGTTCACTACCAGCTGAAACAGGCCCTGGAAGTCGAAGGTAAACCGTGGGTCTGCGGTCAGAGAAACTTCTCTTTATGAAAGGTTGAGGATTGGCAGCGCTCATAGCCATCCTCCTCTGTGGATCCCCACCCTGCCTCAGCAGCACATTGTTTTTCTGGGCCAAAGATGAAATTTCAGGCTGGCCTGCTACCACCTCTGTAGCACAGTTGCTAGGCGGTGATGGAGGCTTGGCTTCAAATAAAGAAGAGTTTGCTGGGCAAAATATCGAACGTGCATTGCTGGCAATCTTTGAGGGGGGAGACTGCTGCTCATCACTAGAATCCAAACTGTTTTGTAAGACTTTGTGTAACCGAGACGGAGAAGCTGGTGGAGAGGGCGTGGTGCAGAATGAAGGTGGACTTGCCTCTCTGCGCTGAGCAGGGGGGCTTGACAACTTGCCATGAGCTGGTGGGCTTTGTTTGCGCCCCACTGGAGGGCTAGGCATTTTTCGTTGACTTGGTGGAGAAGGCAACTTGTTTTGCATTGGAGGGCTTGATGATCTAGGGTTAGCTGGGGGACTAGGTTGCCTGTGTGTAGGAGGAAAACTTGGTTGCACATAATTAAAAGCCTGCAGGCTTTGTCTGGGATATGCAGGTGGACTTGAGAGTCTTTTCTCAGTGGGTGGAGAAGAAGGGGGTGTTCTTGCTGGAGAGACTCTTTTGACAAAAGTTGGGCTTTTCTCATTTCTCCCGAGTGAATCAGGAGACATTTGCTTTTGGCTTTGCTCTGAAGCTAAATTTGTGCAAGACTCGTTACTCTCTGGAAGGTTCCTGTTCCGTTTTGCAACTCCACAGGGATTTTGAAGAGGTATTATTTTACGAGATTGCCTGTACAAATCTGCAGCCTCTTTCATTTCATGATCCCGTTGGGAAGCTAATTTACCCTCTTGGCTGTGGATGAACATGTTGGTAGGATTCAGCTCCAATGAATATTTTCTAAATTTGGAGTCCACCCGAGTGGTTCTTAGTCCTTTGCCGGCAGTCATGTTGGGGCTGTTGATATTTTTACGTGGTAACAAGTCAATGGACTGTAGAGAGGCTTTTATCTTTGGAGAAATATGCATTCTCTTTGTAGCATGGAACTCTGTTTTGGCAGGCTTTTTGGCAACCTCTGAAGAGTTTCCTTCCATTATTGTACTTTCTCCAGAGTCAGATAAGTAAAAGGAATTGTCCATTAACATttcaggaggtggtggtggcaggtTCTCCAAATCTTCAtcagtttcctcatttgtatCACTTTTGCTTTGTTCTGTAGCATGTGGAAAGGCAGCTGGAGAGTTACCCTCCGATGTGTTTGTGTTTGTAAGGTTTGTATCTCCTGTTGGTGAAACACGATGCCTGGGAGTTAAAGGTGCCAGTGCTTTCTGAAGGGGAATGGCAGGAGGAATCACTGGAAGTCCAAACTTCCTGATGCATTTTATTGGTCCTAAAGTTCTCAGATTTGTAGGTTTTACAAGACCATTGGAAGGACTAAAAGTTTCAATAAGTTTCTTGACAGATTTCCGAGGGGTACAACCACCACCATTTAATTTCTCCGTTGCAGGAGGCTCATTTTCTTTGCTGTACGATAAAGCCTGCATGGATGCGGTGGCTTTTAAAGGCTTCCTCTCATCTGGCTGACTGGCAGAGATTTGCTCAGACTTATGTAAAGTTAACTTATCCTGATTAGGCAATATGCTGAAGTTTTTAGAGAGGGATGCCTTCAGTTTGTTGGCAGATGATCTGGAGGTAACATGTTCAGTGTCCTGCAAGCAAGCTGCAGCTCTTGATTTCAGGATCTCCTGTTTGCTACCTGTTTCTCTGTTCCTGTTAAGCATATAAAATATTTCCAATCTTTTGTTGAGATCTTTTTGGGTCCTTTGAAGTTCTAAAAGGGTTGGGTCTTCTGCACGGCTTCTGAGGGACTCCTCGGACCTGGACCTTCTTTGTTTGACTAAGGTTTTCTGGCTCTCACTTGCCGTACTGGGTCTTGCTGTTCCTGCTTTTCCACCTTCATCTTCTGTCCACTCCTTTTGTCCACATTTCGTTGGGACAAACTTGATTTTTTCACTGATTGCATCTTTCATCTTCAAGATCATCTCTTCATTCTCTGGATTTTCTATCCTTTTGGTAGATGACCTCTTTGTTTCATTGGTTATGGCAGGTGAAGACATTGCCCTTCTAGGCAGGGCATCCTTCCCCATTTCTGATAGGCTTATGTTGTCATTGTcatcctcctctggggcactctCTCCGTTGGCAGAAGGCAAATCTATAGACTCACAATCTTTGAAATCTTCTCCTTCCTGGGTGCCATCAGACTGGAGAGAATTAAAAGAAGGACTTTTGCTCATGCTTGAACCTTGGAGCCTGGTGGAAACATCTGCTGCTTTTGGCCCCGGGGAAGAAGCTTTTCCTTTGCTGTGCACAGGTGGATAAAATATGTCCTTAAAATGCCGTTCAAGTGCACAGTCATGGGACCTAGTGGTAACAGACAATGAGCCATTATACAGATGTTCTTCTGGTATGCTGGTGTGTTTTTGCAAAGGATGATCATGGGCACAAGAATCGCAGCTTGTTTGCCTTCCAGCTTTATCAAGGGAATTGAACTCCTTGATAGATTCATTGTCTGCACCAATGCCACTGTCTTCTGAATACAGGGTCCTGTCATCACCATGAGCCTGAGAGGAGACTGCTGCAGAGGCTTCAAGCAGTTTTATTGCCCTTAGCAGGTGTTCATCACAGCCTTGTTttgctttcagcttttcttccatGCGGTTGGCTGCAGACTGTAAGTAACTCCATGTCTCTTGCAGGGCACTGGAGGTAAGAGAAGCCACTGTTCCATTTAGCAGCTGCATTTTGTTGACTGTGTACTGCAATAACTGCTGCAACAGATCTGGCTGTTCTTTTGGATCCCCTTTTCCAGCTGGCCAAGTCAGATTTCCTCCCACCTCTTTGAGGAGCTTTTCCCCATCATTGGCAATCTCTTCCAAGAGCTGGTTGATTTCATCAAAGCGGAACAGGAGAAAGCTCACCATCTGTTGTAAAAGCAGCTGAGTTTGGGTTGCCTGATTGGCCATACATAGGATAGCTTCATATTTCGAGAGGTTGGGATTTAAGTAGGCATAAGCATTTTGATGAGCCTTAACAAGCAGATCTGGGAAATCCACCTTTTTCTCAGTCTTGCATATAGGTGATGGGGTGGATTTTTCTTTGGGTTTGCAGTAACGACTCTGTTTTGATGGTTTGTGGCTTTTTTGCCTCTTCCCTTTCTTTGGTGTTTGCTTTCCATTACTTTCATTGTCCCAAGTCAAAGCTGTTACTTCTGATTCGCAGGAGCTTTGTTTTTTGATCTGTATGTCCTCTGCTATATGCTTTTGAGACTCAATCAGTCCAGACATGGCTAGTTCAGCCTCTGTGTCTGCCCTCTcaattttcttctcttcctcctgacTCTCCAAATAAGACAATTCCTCTGATGACAAAAGGAAGTTAACATTTTTGATCATCTCTGAtgttttctcttccttctccagCCGGTGATCTTTCTCCAGAACCCCTCTCTGGGAGAACTTGTCAATAGCATAACAAGAGGAGCCTTTGACCAACAATGGAATTGAAAATTCTTCATCTTCAGAACTGACAGGCAGGATACCTTTAGGCTTATTCAAAGGATTAGTTCCGTTATTTGCAACATGGTTAGCAATCTCACTGTGAGAAGGTGTGCAGCCCATCCTGTGTCTCTGCCTGGATTTATTTTCTGGTAAAATTATCCAGAGGTAAAGAATAGAAGACAAGAAAACTTACTGTTTCATCCTGTATTGGCATATGTCATTTTTCTCCAAAGATTTCATCAAGAATTCTCCTTGTTTTGCAGATAACCTTGTTAATTGCAATCActggtttttttttgcttttggctTCCCAGGCTCCTGTCTTAAAACAGCTACACACTGTCCTTTTgtattttgtttcctttaaaaaGTTCTTCTGCTGCAAACAAACCATGTGAAAGCTTGGCTGGACTTAGAGTTAGTGGATTAAGAACACTTGTGTACCTTGTTTCTGTCTTGACAGATGTCATGTATAAATAAGATTTTAAGCTCATTAGGTTAATCAGGCATCAGCACACGCTGTGTTTGTAACGGAAGACTTTTCTGAAATACTGCATTGGGAGGGCAAATTGGTTTTGAAGTACTGAAAGAGAGAGCTTTTTTCCTTCTTCGCCTCcttgcctccccaagcccctTTACAACTGTAGCTGTGAAAACCAAAGGAAGAGAGAGTTTCAGATAATGTCTAgaagaaacatattttaacaggGGAAAAATGACAATGCACAGGTCTTTGCAAGGGTGAAGGATGATCTTGACAGAATGTAGAAAAGCTAGAAGGTACAAGACAATCAGAAGTTTGAGTCAAGATGCCCATTAGATCATCTCATCCAGAAATTTTCCGCATTCTTTCACCTGCAAACCCAAAGCCATTCAGCCTGTCCTACCATGACCTCCAAAATAAACAGTTGTGTTCTCCAATGATCTTTCCAGGAACCTTTTTTGCTATTTCAGCTAGTCCCCCAACCTAAAATACTGCACTGCACAatgatatattttaaattaatttgacATATATGGCCAAAGATAGCATTGCCATTAAGTGCACATACACaggcaaaattaaaataataatattgaTTCAAAAGTATAATTGATGTGTTCTTACTGAATTGTGCATGCATGACATGATGCTCACTATTCACAATGACTACAGCACAAGCTAGTAACAGTGACAACTTCAAGTGCTCAGAAATTGTGAGTCAGGCCCAAACAATCAGAACGTTGTCTTAAAAATATAAGGTCTTGAAAAATTAAGAAATGTGGGGATCTTTTAGTTTACCGTCCACTGTCAAAGCCTTTAAAGATCCAGTTTTCAATCTTTCCTTTGCAACCATGATGGctaaaaatttcattttttaaaatagtgaagGTTGAGACTCTCACAATCACATTACTTCAGGAGCACAGGCTTTAAGAAAGCAAACAAACCTGTAAAACCAAACAGGACCAAATTTTAGTATCAGGCTAAAAACACGGAGCCCAATTCTGCAGTCCAGTGGAGAATCAATGATACAACCATCTCTCAGGCGAATACAGAACTGTTCCCATCTCTTTTGTTGACACaattatcaaaataaataaaatgaaaaactcCTCAAGCTAACAATCTGCCATTACCAGTACCACCAGGAAAAAACTGACAACCCATTTcttaaagcaaatttaaaaaaaaggaaatagaACATTGTAATAAAACAGCagattgtttaatttttaaagctttttttttcctcaagggtGCTTTGTGAAAGATAGTTTACAAAGAAAATTCTCCACAAGCAAAATCTCTCGTTATGTTATTAAGACTAAGCTAACTAGATTAAGACGATTTTTTGTTTTACCTTCCAAACACAGCTTTCTTACAGAAGGCAGCCATCTCCCAATATAATAAGGAATGGAAAAGGTGCTTGCCACCCAATCTAATTACTGTGTAGCATTAGGCTGCTTTATGCCAACAGAGTCAATCATCTCCCTCTAGCAGTGTGATTGCTAACAATTTGGATGCAGATATCTAATCTATCTGATTTCCAAGAGAACTCTTCAAGTTGCCTGgtgcagatgatgatgtcataCTTGAATGAATGAGTTTTATATGATTCATTCCCCACTGCTGGATCCAGGTA encodes the following:
- the PCARE gene encoding photoreceptor cilium actin regulator, with product MGCTPSHSEIANHVANNGTNPLNKPKGILPVSSEDEEFSIPLLVKGSSCYAIDKFSQRGVLEKDHRLEKEEKTSEMIKNVNFLLSSEELSYLESQEEEKKIERADTEAELAMSGLIESQKHIAEDIQIKKQSSCESEVTALTWDNESNGKQTPKKGKRQKSHKPSKQSRYCKPKEKSTPSPICKTEKKVDFPDLLVKAHQNAYAYLNPNLSKYEAILCMANQATQTQLLLQQMVSFLLFRFDEINQLLEEIANDGEKLLKEVGGNLTWPAGKGDPKEQPDLLQQLLQYTVNKMQLLNGTVASLTSSALQETWSYLQSAANRMEEKLKAKQGCDEHLLRAIKLLEASAAVSSQAHGDDRTLYSEDSGIGADNESIKEFNSLDKAGRQTSCDSCAHDHPLQKHTSIPEEHLYNGSLSVTTRSHDCALERHFKDIFYPPVHSKGKASSPGPKAADVSTRLQGSSMSKSPSFNSLQSDGTQEGEDFKDCESIDLPSANGESAPEEDDNDNISLSEMGKDALPRRAMSSPAITNETKRSSTKRIENPENEEMILKMKDAISEKIKFVPTKCGQKEWTEDEGGKAGTARPSTASESQKTLVKQRRSRSEESLRSRAEDPTLLELQRTQKDLNKRLEIFYMLNRNRETGSKQEILKSRAAACLQDTEHVTSRSSANKLKASLSKNFSILPNQDKLTLHKSEQISASQPDERKPLKATASMQALSYSKENEPPATEKLNGGGCTPRKSVKKLIETFSPSNGLVKPTNLRTLGPIKCIRKFGLPVIPPAIPLQKALAPLTPRHRVSPTGDTNLTNTNTSEGNSPAAFPHATEQSKSDTNEETDEDLENLPPPPPEMLMDNSFYLSDSGESTIMEGNSSEVAKKPAKTEFHATKRMHISPKIKASLQSIDLLPRKNINSPNMTAGKGLRTTRVDSKFRKYSLELNPTNMFIHSQEGKLASQRDHEMKEAADLYRQSRKIIPLQNPCGVAKRNRNLPESNESCTNLASEQSQKQMSPDSLGRNEKSPTFVKRVSPARTPPSSPPTEKRLSSPPAYPRQSLQAFNYVQPSFPPTHRQPSPPANPRSSSPPMQNKLPSPPSQRKMPSPPVGRKQSPPAHGKLSSPPAQRREASPPSFCTTPSPPASPSRLHKVLQNSLDSSDEQQSPPSKIASNARSIFCPANSSLFEAKPPSPPSNCATEVVAGQPEISSLAQKNNVLLRQGGDPQRRMAMSAANPQPFIKRSFSDRRPTVYLRLPGPVSAGSEPLLNQASIEESPRKEWDSWDSTCFSEFKGSSRSASHPELYVVGQGLHRE